A single genomic interval of Alcaligenes sp. SDU_A2 harbors:
- a CDS encoding anhydro-N-acetylmuramic acid kinase, producing MQGPLYIGLMSGTSMDGIDAVLADFNVPGGQVLDANSLPMPARLREQLLDLQHPGHDELARANRAALQLADLYVQACRPWTQGPYKSALRAIGVHGQTIRHAPDQGYTLQLNAPAYIAEHSGVDVIADFRSRDIAAGGQGAPLVPIVHEALFRCAYGRVVLNMGGIANISLLLPDQAVSGFDTGPANMLLDAWIQRHQGLPYDRDSQWAASATPDAMLLATLLSEPWLQLPPPKSTGRDLFNLQWLDRHLADLYGNAGIDAAVVQATLLELTVRSIAQAIHSHAPQAQEVLACGGGAANPQLLARLSATLGLPVRSTSQLGLDPQHIEALAFAWLAHAHIERIPAGLPSVTGARRPSVLGACYPA from the coding sequence ATGCAAGGCCCTTTATATATAGGCTTGATGTCCGGCACCAGCATGGACGGTATCGATGCCGTCCTGGCCGACTTCAACGTCCCGGGGGGCCAGGTCTTAGACGCCAACAGCCTGCCCATGCCGGCCAGGCTGCGCGAACAACTGCTGGATTTGCAGCACCCCGGCCACGACGAGCTGGCCAGAGCCAATCGAGCGGCCCTGCAATTGGCCGATTTGTATGTACAGGCCTGTCGCCCCTGGACGCAAGGCCCTTATAAATCCGCACTGCGGGCCATCGGGGTCCATGGTCAGACCATACGACATGCCCCGGACCAAGGCTATACCCTGCAGCTAAATGCGCCCGCCTATATTGCCGAACACAGCGGCGTGGATGTAATTGCGGACTTTCGCAGCCGCGACATTGCCGCCGGAGGCCAAGGAGCTCCCTTGGTTCCTATTGTCCACGAGGCCTTATTTCGCTGCGCATACGGGCGCGTGGTGCTGAACATGGGCGGCATTGCCAACATCTCTTTACTGCTGCCCGACCAAGCTGTATCAGGTTTTGATACCGGCCCGGCCAATATGCTGCTGGACGCCTGGATACAGCGCCACCAAGGCTTGCCATACGACCGCGACAGCCAATGGGCCGCCAGTGCCACCCCGGATGCCATGCTGCTTGCCACCTTGTTGAGCGAACCGTGGCTGCAATTGCCTCCCCCAAAATCCACAGGGCGGGACCTGTTCAACCTGCAATGGCTGGACCGGCATCTGGCGGATCTCTATGGCAATGCGGGCATTGACGCCGCCGTCGTGCAGGCTACCTTGTTGGAGCTGACGGTGCGCAGCATCGCCCAGGCCATACATTCCCATGCTCCGCAGGCCCAGGAAGTGCTGGCTTGCGGCGGAGGCGCGGCCAATCCACAACTATTGGCCCGCCTCTCGGCGACACTGGGCTTGCCCGTACGTTCCACCAGCCAGCTAGGCTTGGACCCCCAACACATCGAAGCCCTGGCCTTCGCCTGGTTGGCGCACGCCCATATAGAGCGCATTCCAGCCGGCCTGCCTTCTGTTACTGGAGCGCGCCGCCCTTCTGTACTGGGTGCCTGCTATCCGGCATGA
- a CDS encoding DMT family transporter, translated as MTMIKVTNKSNGRAWIMLLLASVFEIGYAISVGGSQAFTVLAWSLCAAVFFLLTLYALSVALKTIDVGIGYAVWAGIGSVGAAAFGSVLLDQPMTLSQAFWLAVIIGGVVWLKLADSARLGAIKSEVRA; from the coding sequence ATGACAATGATTAAGGTAACGAATAAAAGCAACGGGCGTGCATGGATCATGCTCTTGCTGGCGAGTGTTTTCGAGATTGGCTATGCCATCAGCGTTGGAGGCAGTCAGGCTTTCACGGTGCTTGCTTGGTCGCTTTGCGCAGCGGTGTTTTTTCTATTGACCTTGTACGCGCTCAGCGTTGCACTTAAAACCATCGATGTGGGCATCGGCTATGCGGTATGGGCCGGCATCGGCTCGGTCGGAGCGGCGGCATTCGGCAGTGTTCTGCTTGATCAGCCAATGACGTTGAGCCAAGCGTTCTGGTTGGCAGTCATTATCGGTGGTGTGGTGTGGTTGAAGCTTGCCGATAGCGCCAGGCTTGGGGCTATCAAGAGCGAGGTTCGCGCATGA
- a CDS encoding DUF6776 family protein: MTEAPDSNRRNALRTRFSGAGGGIILALLAGIVLGGGGLWAYQTVIQQDLRTDRIELALQDLSRSQESLRQMQTQFEVLRGQLVLEESTRKGLEKSLQSTQDDLARTREQLAFYEQLLPPGPSGSISIRALDVSQRGDLLGYKVLLQRNATEGKAFSGSLQFQATGRQDGKTVKIDLSPAVGPEPQAVQNTDETSDSLALNFNQFQRAMGWLALPAGFEPVSLTLNILEGNTIRVSRQAQIAQPD; encoded by the coding sequence ATGACTGAAGCACCCGATTCAAACCGCCGCAACGCTCTCCGCACCCGTTTTTCGGGTGCTGGAGGGGGGATTATATTGGCCCTGCTGGCGGGTATTGTTCTGGGTGGCGGTGGATTATGGGCCTATCAAACCGTTATTCAGCAGGATCTGCGCACTGATCGCATCGAACTGGCTTTGCAGGATTTGAGCCGTAGCCAGGAATCCTTGCGCCAGATGCAAACGCAGTTCGAGGTCTTGCGCGGGCAGTTGGTGCTAGAAGAAAGCACGCGCAAGGGGCTGGAAAAATCCTTGCAAAGCACCCAGGACGATCTGGCCCGCACGCGTGAACAATTGGCCTTTTACGAGCAGTTGTTGCCGCCCGGGCCCAGCGGTTCGATCAGTATCCGCGCCCTGGATGTCAGCCAGCGCGGCGATTTGTTGGGCTACAAGGTGTTGTTGCAGCGTAACGCCACGGAAGGCAAGGCTTTTTCTGGCAGCCTGCAATTTCAGGCGACTGGTCGGCAGGACGGAAAAACCGTTAAAATCGATTTATCGCCTGCCGTGGGGCCCGAGCCGCAGGCCGTACAAAATACCGACGAAACGTCGGACTCGTTGGCTTTGAATTTCAATCAGTTTCAGCGTGCAATGGGTTGGCTGGCTTTGCCGGCAGGGTTTGAACCCGTCTCCCTGACACTGAATATCCTGGAAGGAAACACCATCAGAGTGTCCCGCCAGGCGCAGATCGCCCAACCCGACTGA
- a CDS encoding nucleoside deaminase, with amino-acid sequence MMADDPAPYLVQSMQEAVAYSAEHVHGGGIPFAAFVVDAHGTVLGRGVNRVRELLDPTAHAEVQAIRDACRTVGAPNLGGLTLVASGEPCAMCYLSALYAGIGRVYFAVDRNEAAAHGFDYRGTYSLFSRDPQHWPSLLARKLPVPQGLQPFLAFSSHVQAPRSGGS; translated from the coding sequence ATGATGGCCGATGATCCCGCCCCATACCTTGTCCAATCCATGCAGGAGGCTGTGGCTTACTCGGCAGAGCATGTGCATGGCGGGGGAATTCCTTTTGCTGCTTTCGTGGTTGACGCACACGGCACGGTGCTTGGACGCGGTGTCAACCGTGTTCGGGAGCTCCTTGACCCGACCGCCCATGCCGAAGTGCAAGCCATTCGGGATGCGTGCCGGACAGTGGGCGCACCCAATCTGGGCGGTCTGACGCTGGTGGCTTCCGGGGAGCCCTGCGCCATGTGCTACTTGAGCGCGCTTTATGCCGGTATCGGACGGGTCTACTTCGCGGTTGACCGGAACGAGGCGGCGGCGCATGGGTTCGACTATCGTGGCACGTATTCTCTATTCTCTCGTGATCCACAGCACTGGCCATCGCTCCTGGCCCGTAAACTGCCGGTGCCACAGGGCTTGCAGCCTTTCCTGGCTTTCAGCTCCCATGTGCAGGCCCCCAGGAGCGGTGGTTCTTAA
- the erpA gene encoding iron-sulfur cluster insertion protein ErpA, translating into MSTLTESVDLQAPPSPLIFTDAAVEKVRELLIEEGSPELKLRVFVQGGGCSGFQYGFTFDELVNDDDTIIDKDGVQLLVDAMSFQYLVGAEIDYKDDLDGAQFVIRNPNASTTCGCGSSFTV; encoded by the coding sequence ATGAGCACCCTTACCGAATCCGTTGATCTGCAAGCCCCTCCGTCCCCTCTTATCTTCACCGATGCGGCCGTAGAAAAAGTGCGGGAGCTGCTGATCGAAGAGGGCAGTCCCGAACTCAAGCTGCGCGTGTTCGTGCAAGGAGGCGGCTGTTCCGGATTCCAGTATGGCTTTACCTTCGATGAGCTGGTCAACGACGATGACACCATTATTGACAAAGACGGCGTGCAGCTGTTGGTGGACGCCATGAGCTTTCAGTATCTGGTCGGCGCGGAAATTGATTATAAAGACGACCTGGATGGCGCGCAGTTCGTCATTCGCAATCCGAATGCCAGCACGACCTGTGGCTGCGGTTCCTCGTTTACGGTATAA
- a CDS encoding M23 family metallopeptidase translates to MFSKGKRSSPPLDIHQPRLRRAPFIRAGLIVAALGSFAAAGALAVVMPGSPEPLIYQARSTLTLPADLTVLQTQDSQAYVTETRIRRGDTLAALLQRMNINEEGLLQFLTHDKQARSIYKLYPGRTLQAALDANGTLLWLRYKHTPYSEQADGGVARWLEVRPDGQDGFTAQELSDQAQTQVRVAQAEINSSLFGATDQAGIPDAITLQMADVLGSKIDFLKDLRKGDSFRVVYESYGHEGQEVGAGRLLAVEFVNQGTAHEAAWFEPENSSGGYYDFSGKSLKGAFLRTALKFSRISSTFGGRRHPVHGGWRNHNGVDYAAPNGTPIHATADGVVDFIGRQNGYGNTIILKHHGEFTTLYAHQSRFASGLRKGDRVEQGQLIGYVGATGWATGPHLHYEFRIAQKAVDPLSVNLPVARVLDAPQRKQFSAVLAAYQNSFELLQPAPEGVQLASR, encoded by the coding sequence ATGTTCAGCAAAGGGAAACGCTCCTCCCCACCCCTTGACATCCACCAGCCTCGACTTCGTCGAGCCCCTTTCATCCGCGCCGGACTGATCGTCGCCGCCCTTGGCTCGTTTGCCGCGGCCGGTGCCCTGGCCGTGGTCATGCCCGGCAGCCCCGAACCCCTGATTTACCAGGCACGCAGCACCTTGACCTTGCCTGCCGACCTGACCGTGCTGCAAACCCAGGATTCGCAGGCCTATGTCACCGAAACCCGCATACGTCGGGGTGATACGCTGGCCGCCCTTTTGCAGCGCATGAACATCAATGAAGAAGGGCTGCTGCAATTTCTGACCCACGACAAACAGGCGCGTTCTATTTACAAACTGTATCCAGGACGCACCCTGCAAGCAGCCCTGGACGCCAACGGCACGTTGCTGTGGTTGCGCTATAAGCACACGCCTTACTCGGAACAAGCCGACGGCGGGGTGGCGCGCTGGCTGGAAGTGCGTCCCGACGGCCAGGACGGCTTCACCGCCCAGGAACTGAGCGATCAGGCCCAGACCCAGGTGCGCGTAGCCCAGGCTGAAATCAACAGTTCGCTATTCGGCGCGACCGACCAGGCCGGCATTCCCGATGCCATCACATTGCAGATGGCCGATGTACTGGGCAGCAAGATCGACTTCCTGAAGGATCTGCGCAAAGGGGACAGCTTCCGGGTGGTCTACGAGTCCTACGGTCACGAAGGTCAGGAAGTCGGTGCAGGCCGTTTATTGGCAGTGGAATTCGTCAACCAAGGCACGGCGCACGAGGCCGCCTGGTTTGAACCCGAAAACAGCAGTGGCGGCTACTACGACTTCAGCGGCAAAAGCCTCAAAGGCGCGTTCCTGCGCACTGCCCTGAAATTTTCCCGCATCAGCTCCACCTTTGGCGGACGCCGCCACCCAGTCCACGGCGGCTGGCGCAATCACAACGGCGTCGATTACGCCGCGCCCAACGGCACGCCCATTCATGCCACGGCCGACGGCGTTGTCGATTTCATCGGCCGCCAGAACGGCTACGGCAACACCATCATCCTTAAACACCACGGCGAGTTCACCACGCTATACGCGCACCAAAGCCGTTTCGCCTCGGGCTTGCGCAAGGGCGACCGCGTGGAGCAAGGCCAATTGATCGGCTATGTGGGCGCTACCGGCTGGGCAACCGGCCCGCACCTGCACTACGAATTTCGCATTGCCCAGAAAGCAGTGGACCCGCTATCGGTCAACCTGCCTGTGGCACGCGTGCTGGATGCCCCGCAACGTAAACAATTCAGTGCCGTACTGGCCGCTTACCAGAACAGCTTCGAGCTACTGCAACCCGCGCCTGAAGGCGTACAGCTGGCCAGCCGCTAG
- a CDS encoding DMT family transporter → MSWSYLGIAVVFEIAVAISAGKAQGFTRFGWTAVTLLSGAIATYFLSLALLTFDVGVGYAIWTSVSGVGIVILGALFFGQRLSLSKFFGVALVIGGVIGLRLSGAA, encoded by the coding sequence ATGAGTTGGTCATATCTAGGCATTGCCGTGGTTTTCGAGATTGCTGTGGCTATTTCAGCGGGCAAAGCCCAAGGCTTTACCCGGTTTGGCTGGACGGCCGTCACCTTGCTCAGCGGGGCGATTGCTACCTATTTTCTCAGTCTGGCCTTGTTGACTTTCGATGTCGGCGTTGGCTATGCAATCTGGACATCGGTTTCCGGCGTGGGGATCGTCATTCTGGGTGCCTTGTTTTTTGGGCAGCGCTTGAGCCTGAGCAAGTTTTTTGGGGTCGCGCTTGTTATCGGCGGCGTTATCGGTCTGCGGCTTAGCGGCGCAGCATAA
- the tyrS gene encoding tyrosine--tRNA ligase encodes MSSPSEPISPDVLADLAIVRRGCDELLVESEFARKLARSRATGQPLRIKLGLDPTAPDIHLGHTVVLNKMRQLQDLGHTVIFLIGDFTSTIGDPSGRNSTRPPLTPEQVVTNAKTYYDQAALVLDPARTEVRYNSEWCDKLGSRGMIQLASRYTVARMMERDDFTKRFKANQPISVHEFLYPLLQGYDSVQLKADLELGGTDQKFNLLVGRELQKEYGQEQQCILTMPLLVGLDGVEKMSKSKGNYIGISETPDSMFGKLMSISDSLMWRYFELLSFRSLDDIAGLQRQIDEGRNPRDVKVELAQEIVTRFHNAKAAEQALENFDARFRRGEMPEDMPEVTVAGERGLLKVLREAGLVASGSEAQRNVEQGGVRIDGERVDDKGLQLEPGSYVLQVGKRKFARVTLTG; translated from the coding sequence ATGTCATCCCCATCAGAGCCCATTTCCCCGGACGTCCTTGCCGATCTTGCCATTGTCAGACGCGGTTGCGACGAATTGCTGGTCGAATCCGAGTTTGCACGCAAGCTGGCGCGTAGCCGCGCGACCGGCCAGCCTTTGCGCATCAAGCTAGGCTTGGACCCGACCGCGCCGGACATTCACCTTGGGCACACCGTGGTCCTGAACAAAATGCGTCAGCTTCAGGATCTGGGGCATACCGTCATCTTTCTGATTGGCGATTTCACCTCCACCATCGGAGATCCCAGCGGGCGCAACAGCACCCGCCCGCCGCTCACGCCTGAACAGGTCGTGACCAATGCCAAGACCTATTACGATCAGGCTGCTCTGGTGCTGGACCCGGCGCGCACCGAAGTGCGTTACAACTCCGAATGGTGCGACAAGCTGGGTTCGCGCGGCATGATTCAGCTGGCCTCGCGCTATACCGTTGCCCGCATGATGGAACGCGACGACTTCACCAAGCGCTTCAAGGCCAATCAGCCCATCTCGGTCCACGAATTTCTGTACCCCTTGCTGCAAGGCTACGATTCAGTTCAGCTCAAGGCGGACCTGGAATTGGGCGGCACCGACCAGAAGTTCAATCTGCTGGTCGGGCGCGAACTGCAAAAAGAATACGGCCAGGAGCAGCAGTGCATCCTGACCATGCCGCTGCTGGTGGGGCTGGACGGCGTAGAAAAAATGTCCAAGTCCAAGGGTAACTATATTGGCATCAGCGAGACGCCGGACTCCATGTTCGGCAAACTCATGTCCATTTCGGATTCCCTGATGTGGCGTTATTTCGAGCTGCTGTCCTTCCGCTCTCTGGACGATATCGCTGGCTTGCAGCGTCAGATCGACGAAGGCCGCAATCCGCGCGACGTCAAGGTGGAACTGGCTCAGGAAATTGTTACGCGCTTTCATAACGCCAAGGCCGCCGAGCAGGCGCTGGAAAATTTCGATGCCCGTTTCCGTCGTGGCGAAATGCCCGAGGACATGCCCGAAGTGACCGTGGCCGGCGAACGCGGCCTGCTCAAGGTCTTGCGCGAAGCGGGTCTGGTGGCCTCGGGCAGCGAAGCCCAGCGCAATGTAGAGCAGGGCGGCGTGCGCATCGATGGCGAGCGCGTGGACGATAAAGGTTTGCAACTGGAGCCGGGCAGCTATGTGCTGCAGGTGGGCAAGCGCAAGTTTGCCCGCGTCACCCTGACCGGCTGA
- a CDS encoding helix-turn-helix domain-containing protein, with amino-acid sequence MKIDTEIRHVSKPGANLFLELGFSPQEAQRLHLASQQQVNDTKLLKEQLMAELAGWIEQHHLKQAEAAEILMVSRPRVSDVVNKKTTKFTIDTLVEMLSRIGKPVRLAVG; translated from the coding sequence ATGAAAATCGATACTGAAATCCGCCACGTCAGCAAACCAGGAGCGAATCTGTTCCTGGAGCTGGGTTTTTCACCGCAGGAAGCCCAGCGGCTGCATTTGGCATCGCAGCAGCAGGTCAACGACACTAAGCTGCTCAAGGAGCAGCTCATGGCTGAACTGGCAGGATGGATCGAACAACATCACTTAAAGCAAGCCGAAGCGGCGGAAATTCTGATGGTGTCCCGCCCGCGTGTATCGGATGTAGTAAATAAGAAGACCACGAAGTTCACCATTGATACGCTGGTCGAGATGTTGAGTCGCATCGGCAAACCCGTACGCTTGGCGGTTGGCTAG
- a CDS encoding YbhB/YbcL family Raf kinase inhibitor-like protein, translated as MKLRSDSFQDQGVIPERLAFCRYDAQSRVALAGNANPHLTWSDAPGQTESYVVICHDPDVPSRPDDVNQEGREVPADLPRVDFFHWVLINVSADVHTLAEGSYSKGITPRGKAGPLALDGTRQGVNDYTSWFAADRDMNGDYFGYDGPCPPWNDALPHRYVFTVYALDIAELPLEGRFTGQDVLRVIEGHILAKASITGIYTLNPRLLGQS; from the coding sequence ATGAAACTGCGCAGTGATTCTTTTCAGGACCAGGGCGTCATTCCCGAGCGTCTGGCGTTTTGCCGCTACGATGCCCAGTCCCGCGTCGCCCTGGCGGGTAACGCCAACCCGCATCTGACCTGGTCGGATGCGCCTGGACAGACCGAATCCTATGTGGTGATCTGCCACGACCCAGACGTTCCCAGCCGGCCCGACGATGTCAATCAGGAAGGCCGCGAGGTGCCGGCCGATCTGCCCCGAGTGGATTTCTTTCATTGGGTGCTGATCAACGTCTCGGCGGATGTTCACACGCTGGCCGAAGGCTCTTACTCCAAAGGTATTACACCAAGGGGCAAGGCCGGGCCGCTGGCCTTGGACGGCACGCGTCAGGGCGTGAACGACTACACCTCCTGGTTTGCCGCTGACCGTGACATGAATGGGGACTACTTCGGTTACGACGGGCCTTGCCCTCCCTGGAACGATGCCTTGCCGCACCGATATGTGTTTACGGTCTATGCGCTGGATATCGCCGAACTGCCGCTGGAAGGCCGCTTTACCGGGCAGGATGTGTTGCGTGTCATTGAAGGCCATATCCTGGCCAAAGCCTCCATTACCGGCATTTACACCCTGAATCCGCGCTTGCTGGGGCAATCCTGA
- a CDS encoding MarR family winged helix-turn-helix transcriptional regulator has translation MASKRSDAWLKLIHVVAHVESELGKVLQARHGLGLSEYRALDILARSENSELRMQELAAYLRLNQSSVSRMVERLERAGLTVRDLCPDDKRGVYTVLTNDGRTRLDSAQPDYESALEAALNEHGGQTLLASYGVKAQ, from the coding sequence ATGGCCTCAAAAAGAAGCGATGCTTGGCTCAAACTGATTCATGTTGTTGCCCATGTCGAGTCCGAGCTGGGCAAAGTGCTGCAAGCACGGCACGGGCTTGGTCTGTCAGAGTATCGGGCGCTGGACATACTGGCTCGATCTGAAAACTCCGAACTGCGTATGCAGGAGTTGGCCGCGTATCTGCGCTTGAATCAAAGTTCAGTGTCGCGGATGGTCGAGCGCCTGGAGCGTGCAGGTCTGACGGTGCGCGACCTATGTCCGGACGACAAACGGGGTGTGTACACGGTGCTGACCAACGACGGGCGCACACGTTTGGACAGTGCACAACCTGACTACGAAAGTGCCTTGGAGGCGGCGCTCAACGAGCATGGCGGCCAGACACTGTTGGCAAGTTACGGGGTGAAGGCTCAATAG
- the argC gene encoding N-acetyl-gamma-glutamyl-phosphate reductase, whose amino-acid sequence MASHSDTRIKVGIVGGTGYTGVELLRLLSQHPNVELVAITSRKEDGVPVSDMYPNLRGHVDLKFSTPEQANLEQCDVVFFATPHGVAMSQVERLLAAGVRVIDLAADFRLQDTDTFQKWYKMEHSCPDVLRQSAYGLPELLRDKIAQAKVIGNPGCYPTTVLLGLAPLLEGGKPRVDTARLIADCKSGVSGAGKGASVPNLFAEASDNFKAYAVAGHRHHPEIVEQLQGLAGAPVGLTFVPHLVPMIRGMFSTIYARILPEALDTDFQALFEQRYAQEPFVDVLPAGTLPETRSVRASNQLRISVQRPGNGDQLIVLVVQDNLVKGASGQAVQNMNILFGLPEQTGLGHVAILP is encoded by the coding sequence ATGGCTTCACACAGCGATACCCGGATCAAAGTAGGGATTGTCGGCGGCACCGGTTATACAGGTGTCGAGCTGCTGCGACTGCTGTCCCAGCACCCCAATGTTGAACTGGTTGCCATTACTTCCCGCAAGGAAGACGGCGTGCCGGTGTCGGACATGTATCCGAATCTGCGTGGCCATGTGGACCTGAAGTTCTCCACGCCCGAGCAAGCGAATCTGGAGCAGTGCGATGTGGTGTTTTTCGCCACGCCGCATGGCGTTGCCATGAGTCAGGTCGAACGCCTGCTGGCAGCGGGTGTGCGTGTCATCGACCTGGCAGCCGACTTCCGCTTGCAGGACACCGACACTTTCCAGAAGTGGTACAAGATGGAGCACAGTTGCCCGGATGTGCTGCGTCAATCGGCTTATGGCTTGCCAGAGCTGTTGCGCGACAAAATTGCGCAGGCCAAGGTTATCGGCAACCCCGGCTGCTATCCCACCACCGTGCTGCTGGGCCTGGCTCCTTTGCTGGAAGGCGGCAAACCACGGGTGGACACCGCGCGCCTGATCGCAGACTGCAAGTCCGGCGTGTCCGGTGCCGGTAAAGGCGCTTCAGTACCCAACCTGTTTGCCGAAGCCAGCGATAACTTCAAGGCCTATGCTGTGGCGGGCCATCGTCACCACCCTGAAATCGTCGAACAGTTGCAAGGTCTTGCCGGCGCTCCGGTGGGGCTGACTTTCGTGCCGCACCTGGTGCCCATGATTCGCGGCATGTTCTCCACCATTTATGCCCGTATCCTGCCCGAGGCGTTGGATACCGACTTCCAGGCCCTGTTCGAGCAGCGTTACGCCCAGGAGCCGTTTGTGGACGTGCTGCCGGCCGGCACCTTGCCCGAGACACGTTCTGTGCGCGCATCCAACCAGTTGCGCATTTCGGTGCAGCGTCCGGGCAATGGCGACCAGCTCATCGTGCTGGTGGTACAAGACAATCTGGTCAAGGGTGCGTCCGGTCAAGCAGTGCAGAACATGAACATTCTGTTTGGCCTGCCCGAGCAGACCGGTCTGGGTCACGTTGCCATTCTGCCCTGA
- a CDS encoding DsbA family oxidoreductase — MTSIIIYSDYVCPYCLLAEKVLSDAIGSRNITITWRPFELRPAPEPTLKPQDPYLPAIWDRSVYPLAQRLGVAIRLPSISPQPRTAKAFELLAMAQDQGLDHAYSLRILRAFFCEDRDIGETDVLIELAAQIGLDPEQARHALENGTYTQRHCEAQRHAREDMQITSVPTIVVGEQVFRGMPPLDALQHAITLLESAPEADLLSVPPQS; from the coding sequence ATGACATCTATCATCATCTACTCAGACTACGTGTGTCCCTACTGCTTGTTGGCGGAAAAGGTACTGTCCGATGCAATCGGCAGCAGGAATATCACCATCACCTGGCGTCCCTTTGAGTTGCGCCCAGCACCGGAGCCGACCTTAAAGCCACAGGACCCTTATCTGCCTGCCATATGGGACAGGTCCGTTTATCCGTTGGCCCAACGTCTTGGGGTGGCGATCCGCTTGCCCTCGATATCCCCTCAGCCTCGCACGGCCAAAGCGTTTGAACTTTTGGCGATGGCCCAAGACCAGGGGCTGGATCATGCCTACTCCCTGCGCATTCTGCGGGCGTTCTTTTGCGAGGATAGGGACATTGGCGAGACTGACGTTTTGATTGAACTTGCTGCCCAAATCGGACTTGACCCTGAGCAAGCACGGCACGCGCTTGAGAACGGCACCTATACGCAACGCCATTGCGAAGCGCAGCGTCACGCCCGCGAGGACATGCAGATCACGTCTGTTCCCACCATTGTCGTTGGCGAACAGGTGTTTCGGGGCATGCCCCCTCTGGACGCGCTCCAGCATGCCATTACCCTGCTCGAAAGTGCTCCAGAAGCGGATCTGTTATCCGTGCCGCCGCAGAGCTGA
- a CDS encoding type II toxin-antitoxin system RelE/ParE family toxin has translation MSFPVHARRQAGFQLGKVQAGLEPEDWKPFDEVGAGTREIRIWELGGAFRVIYVAKFEEALYILHCFQKKTQATQHQDKLIASARYRAIAHARKNTP, from the coding sequence TTGAGTTTTCCCGTCCATGCCCGCCGACAGGCGGGGTTTCAGTTAGGTAAGGTGCAGGCTGGCCTGGAGCCGGAGGACTGGAAGCCTTTTGATGAGGTCGGTGCCGGCACCCGTGAAATCCGCATCTGGGAATTGGGTGGCGCATTCCGGGTAATCTATGTCGCCAAGTTTGAGGAAGCGTTGTACATCCTGCACTGCTTCCAGAAGAAAACGCAGGCTACCCAGCATCAGGACAAGCTCATTGCTTCGGCCCGTTATAGGGCTATTGCCCATGCAAGGAAAAATACACCATGA